The following coding sequences are from one Maniola hyperantus chromosome 7, iAphHyp1.2, whole genome shotgun sequence window:
- the NtR gene encoding neuronal acetylcholine receptor subunit beta-3, producing the protein MRTYQIYLVTCVLGLASAQTDTHFNFTYNMATLCKEHLCQHGYSYEVFYQVNAEDRKMARSDPSIVYEMHIAILAASNGHILLSTVPKPDITDPVYEIVVGGGGNRFTELRANLKRNAKASAKTVQILSPIEFRAFYIKITEDGLIEFGKEGDVLPILSYQDMNPITVRYFSFAAWSGVEAKFLYDCPIPSANGSEITPDSTAVEPKMSNSDKLKRTLLLGRDPAVPPRPEVTVTLGVRVTSISYDAFTSKLTTGLSVLRKWTDDSMAWNPNKFNGIDQLSFRQGQIWSPLLTVFNSDSITMLDDRNPELISMDNSGTAIVHMRTTTDTWCFDYGNMITKWPHDGYVCAIVIELWDMHEKVTLKLLDPSSSYEMDILSGIDEDIKNAWDVSTSHSIVNAAAWKTLTSLRENATDLYSNTDNFTHQSDRLVINVALQREATAYNIVFYTPLLVLATFVLLSFWSEPLNMKRVWFYAGCSVVICMGLCYIDVLVPCHTIPSILILYVVLLYGVLLAMFIHLALMTSVAKNISKTTTIQSILTSHYFRSLFCLAPLKVCHIYESVNEGYDSDIVEPPRSGSVEEMESDKDEYNETKDLAEVLDKTMFVIYSLTFAILLALHF; encoded by the exons ATGAGGACATACCAGATTTACTTGGTTACTTGTGTCTTGGGATTAGCGTCAGCTCAGACGgatacacattttaattttacctataata TGGCAACGCTTTGTAAAGAGCATTTATGTCAACACGGCTACAGCTACGAAGTTTTCTATCAAGTGAACGCAGAAGATAGGAAGATGGCAAGATCAGATCCCAGCATAGTCTATGAAATGCATATTGCTATATTGGCAGCTAGCAATGGACATATTCTCTTGTCTACTGTACCAAAACCTGATATAACCGATCCTGTTTATGAAATCG TTGTGGGTGGAGGCGGTAACAGATTCACAGAACTTCGTGCAAATCTGAAAAGAAATGCTAAAGCATCGGCAAAAACTGTTCAAATACTGTCTCCAATAGAGTTCAGAGcattttacattaaaattactGAAG atGGTCTTATTGAATTTGGAAAAGAAGGGGACGTTCTACCAATTCTGAGTTATCAGGATATGAATCCTATTACTGTCAGGTATTTCAGTTTTGCTGCTTGGTCTGGTGTTGAAGCGAAATTTCTTTACGATTGTCCAATTCCTTCAGCTAATGGCTCTGAAA TTACACCTGATTCAACGGCAGTGGAACCAAAGATGTCAAATTCTGATAAATTGAAGAGAACTCTGCTACTTGGCAGAGACCCTGCTGTTCCACCAAGACCTGAAGTAACTGTTACTTTAGGTGTTAGAGTTACTAGTATATCATATGATGCATTCACTTCTAAATTGACTACTGGGTTGTCTGTATTAAGG AAGTGGACGGATGACAGTATGGCCTGGAATCCAAATAAATTCAATGGAATCGATCAACTTTCATTTAGACAAGGACAAATATGGAGTCCATTATTAACAGTGTTcaa CTCCGATAGCATAACTATGCTTGATGATAGAAATCCTGAATTGATTTCAATGGATAATAGTGGTACAGCAATTGTGCATATGAGGACTACAACAGACACTTGGTGCTTCGACTATGGAAATATGATAACAAA GTGGCCACACGACGGTTACGTTTGCGCTATAGTTATCGAACTATGGGATATGCATGAAAAGGTTACATTGAAACTGCTTGATCCCTCATCCAGCTACGAGATGGATATT CTTTCGGGCATAGATGAAGATATCAAAAACGCTTGGGACGTGTCGACTTCACATAGCATCGTAAATGCGGCAGCATGGAAGACACTGACAAGTTTACGCGAAAATGCGACAGATTTATACTCTAACACTGATAATTTTACGCACCAAAGTGACAGACTTGTAATAAACGTTGCACTACAACGTGAGGCTACCgcttataatattgtattttacacGCCTTTACTCG ttctAGCTACGTTTGTGTTACTCTCATTTTGGAGCGAGCCTTTGAACATGAAGAGGGTTTGGTTTTACGCCGGTTGTAGTGTCGTTATATGCATGGGTCTCTGTTACATCGACGTTTTGGTTCCCTGTCATACCATCCCTTCCATAT tgaTTCTCTACGTAGTTCTTTTATATGGAGTTCTTTTGGCTATGTTTATTCACTTGGCTCTAATGACATCAGTAGCAAAAAACATTTCTAAGACGACCACCATTCAAAGTATCTTAACTTCACACTACTTTAGAAGTTTATTTTGCTTAGCACCACTAAAG gtgTGCCACATCTATGAAAGTGTGAACGAAGGCTATGATTCTGATATAGTGGAACCTCCAAGAAGTGGCAGTGTAGAAGAAATGGAGAGTGATAAAGATGAATACAACGAAACCAAAGACTTAGCCGAGGTTTTAGACAAAACCATGTTCGTGATTTATTCTCTAACGTTTGCTATTTTGCTTGCATTACATTTTTAA
- the LOC138402609 gene encoding uncharacterized protein yields the protein MAAPEANLEDSDSGSDVTVRSDGGEHVTVRPRKKRAPSEYMKIRIPPFWPEDPELWFAQIEGQFEIAGVVSENTKFYYITSNLSSQYSKEVKDIITSPPDRNRYTKLKEELIKRLSASRDRKIQQLLKHEELGNRKPSQFLRHLLGLAGSSVPEDFIKSIWCSRLPASIQTLIASQPAGSLEDLAHLADRVCDIVSPVPQVSTSTAAPTASVHSVESMALEIAELKEAVKNLTMQLNRQNRQSRQRERSASNRRNRSQSSYRKYPECWYHAKFGSKATKCVKPCNFASGNQQSGR from the coding sequence ATGGCTGCGCCGGAAGCCAACCTTGAAGATAGCGATAGTGGATCCGATGTGACGGTGAGATCCGACGGTGGGGAACACGTTACAGTACGCCCACGAAAAAAACGTGCCCCGTCGGAATATATGAAAATCCGGATACCACCCTTCTGGCCAGAAGACCCGGAGCTATGGTTCGCACAAATAGAGGGCCAGTTCGAGATCGCAGGAGTGGTGTCTGAAAAcaccaaattttattacattactaGCAACCTTAGCAGTCAATACTCCAAGGAAGTGAAGGACATAATTACCTCACCACCCGACAGGAACAGGTACActaaattaaaggaggaacTGATAAAGAGGCTGTCTGCATCGCGTGACCGGAAGATCCAACAACTCCTCAAACACGAGGAACTGGGCAACCGGAAGCCATCGCAGTTCCTGCGCCACTTGCTAGGCTTAGCTGGATCTTCCGTGCCCGAAGATTTCATCAAGAGCATCTGGTGCAGCAGACTTCCCGCCAGCATCCAGACCCTCATAGCATCCCAACCAGCAGGATCTCTCGAGGATTTGGCGCACTTGGCCGACCGCGTTTGTGATATTGTCTCGCCAGTTCCGCAGGTTTCCACCTCCACTGCCGCTCCGACAGCTTCAGTCCATAGCGTCGAGTCCATGGCGTTGGAGATAGCCGAACTAAAGGAGGCAGTCAAAAACCTAACCATGCAGCTGAACAGACAAAACAGACAGTCCCGGCAGAGAGAGCGTTCCGCCAGTAATCGGCGCAACCGCTCCCAGTCAAGCTACAGGAAGTACCCAGAGTGTTGGTACCACGCCAAGTTCGGGTCAAAAGCGACGAAATGCGTCAAACCCTGCAACTTCGCCTCGGGAAACCAACAGAGCGGTCGGTAA